The window TTCTAGCTTCTTCtaaaaagcagaagcagaaaattaagttgttcaagacaaaaatatcattacaataaatttatattttccaaattatccctcattaatttaatatttttctttccctttacctttttctttttatttctactatacatttcttctcttttttattttaattatatttattctctttctccTATTACTAAGAGTGGatttaaatttatattgaatgatgtattttgacaTACTTAAATTATCATGTAAGCAATAAACCAACACTCAATGTTATTGCTTTGgaataactatattttatattaattggaatttttaatttatatttattatcctataattaatattaaatttatttttcttttctaaataaTACTAATTATAAAATAGTAATTAGGTATACTATAATTACTAAGTTCTAAACCATAGtattttatgaaaaaataaaaattgtgtgGGGTAGCCACTTTTTAAAGTGGTATGTGTCACACCTGTATTTTTAATGCAATAGTAGtcactagtctattaaaattaatatgaaaagactgtGTTACCCTTTCTTTTATCTCTTTTCCTTCCCAAATCCTCGGACAAGCATGACAGTTTCAGATGACACTGGATCCACTTCAGCTACGACAAATACTACTTCAAATGATTCATTGGCAATTAATACTTTCGATGGTTCAAAAGAAACACTGAATGCAGATGATTTTATAACAGTTGTAACGTATTCTCCAAGTCCATACGATGATTTCAGGCAATCAATGCAAGAGATGATGGAGGCGAGACTGAATGATCTAGGCAAAATCAATTGGGAATTTATGGAAGagcttttgttttgttattttaatttgaaCTATAAGAAATCGTACAAATATAAAGTATCTATCAATTATTATTCCCAATTTTGTTGTTAATAATGATTTCGATAATTGTAATCTTGATGTTTTTGGCGAGGCAAATAAAGTCAGTGCAATTCGAGGTGTTATCGGGTTACACAAAATGCATAGCAGAAGACATAAAGAGTCATGGTTGTGGTAGgtacttggtcctgaacttagactaacaaactcaaaagttaaggataataggtcatgaacttacagttacaagttcaaaagttaaggacatgtaatcCTGAAGTTCTGAAGttaagtttaaaagttaaggacatgtaatcCTGAAGTtctgaagttaagttcaaaagttaaggacatgtagtcctgaagtcctgaacttagagttccaaattcaaaagttaaggacatgtagtcctgatgtcctgaagttaaggacatgagcagaagGGCACTTTCGTCCGggcagttaaagtttattaaagcagtggctaaaaACTAAAGATATTTATACAGTGGCTTcaaagtaaatacatgtgttattagtggctaacTGTGCCATTAAATGACGAGTCATAAATCCAACCCCCTTAACATGAATTGAGTTTCCTCTTTTTATGTTACTTTgtggaaaaaatattattttaaaagaagttaaactaatgtatttttctcaaattatTAACTTAATTCTTTCTAAtttacaattttttattttttatgtttatttgTGTTGCATTTTGTATGTTGATTACGTTATTTGACCTGTTTTGGCATAATAATTTGATGAGTCATTTCAAGTTGAACTCGATCGGTGAAAATCAATAAACTGGTTTTTAAACTTGGATAAGTTGTGAAGGGTTGATTTTGTCGCTCTACCGTGCTTTTTTTATTCAGTGTTTTGTTATTTAGTTGTCTTATTACGTAGGGTATGTTACAAATATTGAGTAACGTATGAAAACGTGGCTCTATGGAAGTCTAAACTTCTAGAAATTATTCCTGAATTCAAACATATGCTGTGCCatgcaagaaaggaaagaaacaaagccACCAGCTTTGATTTTTCCCAGTCAAAGTTGTCTTGGCCTTTTGATTTGTCTATATTGACTACCCACAAGAAAGGTTAGGATATCCTTCCCTCTGCTTTTCGGCCACAATTCAAGCGATTCCATCGCATATATACTCAGGCAACTGTGAACAATCTTTACTTGTTTCAtccatgggggaatgggtaattgcAGCCATTATCAATTTGTTAGGAAGCATTATCATTAACTTTGGAACCAACCTCCTTAAATTAGGCCACGATGAGAGAAAGAAACACTCAAAAGTTCCAATCAAGAAACCCATTATATACTTCCAAACATGGAGAGCTGGTATTCTATTCTTTGCAATAGGAAATTGTCTCAATTTCATTTCATTTGGGTATGCTGCTCAATCACTTCTAGCAGCTTTAGGATCTATACAATTTGTCTCAAACATCGTTTTCGCCTACTTTCTTTCCAACAAAACAGTGACAATCAAATTAGTGTTAGCCACTGCCTTTATTGTTGTTGGTAACATATTCCTTGTAGCCTTTGGCAATCACCAGTCCCCTGTTTACATGCCAGAGCAATTGGCTGAAAATTACACAAACACTACATTTCTCCTTTACTGTTTCACTTTGGTGGTATTAGTTGTTGTTTTACATCATTCAGTTTACAAGAGAGGAGAAGGGCAAATGCTGGTTCCATTTTCATATGCACTTGTTTCTGGTGCTATTGGATCATGTTCAGTATTGTTTGCTAAGTCTCTTTCAAACATGTTAAGATTGTCAATGTCATCAACCGGTGGTTATGCAATATTGAACAGCAGGTTCACGTATTCGATGCTGCTGATGTTTCTAAGTACTGGTGGATTTTGGATGGCGAGGTTAAACCAAGGACTTTCGCGCTTTGATGCTATACTTATTGTCCCTATGTTTCAAATAGCTTGGACTTTTTTCTCCATTTGTACTGGTTTTGTGTACTTTGAGgaatacaaggtgtttgatactTTGAGAACAACAATGTTCATTCTTGGAATGATTTCTGTGTTTGTTGGCTGCTATTTGCTAGCACCTGAAGATGATGAATCATATTCAAAAGGAGGTGAAGTACTCAAGGATGAGAAGAGGCTGTTCATGCCATCTCAAGACACCCAAATTAAGGATATAGAGATCATTTGGACAAGTTATGGTGATGAAAACTGCTAACATGATTGGAGCAAATTCTCATTTGAAGACGATGGTGTCGTATAGGCGCAACCAGGATTTCAACGTTATGGGTTCTGAATTTTAGAACGACAATTTTAAGTGCTAATAATTGGATTCTACATATGTAATGAATTTCTCAATACAAATACATTTTTTGAGCAAAAGCTACAAAGTTCGGTCCAACATGTAGACGGGCTTCTAGCTCTGCCCTTGGACGGTGTGACAATCTTGGAGACAACTGCAATGCTGCACCAGGGTATCAACTTGGACTATGAGGGGGGTGACATTGGTTCGTGGTGACGGACATGACAATGGCACGGGCAGAAAGGCTTTGTTGAATCCCTTTCGTTGTCAAAATTATATCTTGTATATAAGAtaaatacaattttttttgtaCATACTGAAATTTTGGAATTCCTTTCACATAAGGAAAGCTTCTATTTTATAATCAAAAAGTAGCTTAAAAATGGTTTTAGGCTGCAAATGCAACTCTTAGGTGTTGCATCTTTGCACATTCTGAATTACCTTACTACAATTCTTGATTCCGTAGACATAGTgattacttctttcttctttatggAAATTATTCAAGGGTGCTGGGCCTTTATTTCTCATTCAACTAAAGGTAAAATGACACTAAATAGTTGCTTTCAAAATAATAGccggaaaaatatatattttttgcatatatatatacattctatatgttatatacaaaaattatataaattttatacacttcttaagctaccaaatataaatagtttataACGAAGgccaaaagtaaaaaaatatgcGCTTAGCCCACTCGTAGTCTGTCATAAGGCAGCAAGGTGCTGGAAGGGATGGGAACAGGATATGTTGTAAAGGTAGAGCGGGAAGGGGGAAATAATTAAAGGAAAGTGTCATGACccgccacatcatcatgccacataggtgccACTTGGCATATATTTTTGCCATATGGAATGGTTACATAAGTTAGGGAAAAGATCTTGGTGGAATATTCTAGAACTATGGAGAATTTCCTTAGAAAAGTTCTAGATATTTATGCATTTgtaggaaggttctagagaaatatagaAGTTTCCTTAGGAAGACCCTAGAACCCTATAGAATTGTTAGGAAAGTCCTTAGAAGAATCTAGTTGTCtagaatattctagagaaggACTTAGTTGTAAATATGGAAGGACTTGTAGaacaattattatttacatactagcccctaggtgattagtataaataggggcattcatttgtaattcatcaaccaagcaaaacaatcaagttTTCTCTAATAAAAAAGCTTCCTTTGACAATTCTCATGTGTTCTAACATTTCTTAGCGATTATGAGTGTAGTAGGGCTGACTTGGCATaacaagaacgtgagcaagttatGCAAGATCGTGAGTGAGTTGCCAAGTGTCGCATGTGCGCTTAGTTTAAGACTAAGGatgtgacaacgtggtatcagagcaaaggttGAAACTAAGGGAATGACGAACATCGGAGAAGTTAATGCTGCCAACACCAAGCCAACGTCATCTAGGATGATGCTGGCAAGAGCGGCCGTAACAAAAAGAGGAATACCACCAACAAGAGCCAGGAGGTACCACCCGAGGTTGTGCCAAACGAGAggcttacatcccaagaaccatctgccaCTGAGGCGAGCGAGGATGAAGCAGAGGTCCTGCCGGAGGATGTCTcgctcggtaaagagtgggtgatgaaggtgAATGTGGGGATGGACGCCGTCGAGATCTTTGGCCAACGCTTGGGGAAGGTAGAAGTCACCCTTAGAGTTCTTGAGGGACACACTCTTAAAGAAATTGAGAGCATCCGAAATGACTTGCAGGGGCGTACGCATGTCGAGATGGAGCTAAGGAAAACCATCACTACCTTGGAGTGCAGACTTATGGAGGCATTGAGCATTATCAATGCcatgaaggcaaagatagagtcgCTCGAGGAGCATGTTGACGCTAGCGTGACCGAGGCAAACAGTAATGTTGTTGTGACGATGGAGAccaagatcgaggctcccaaacTGCCAATGTTCAAAGGTGTTTGTGATGTACAAGAAGTAGAGaacttcctttggcacttggagaactacttcaggcaTGGCAATGTGAGAGATGACGAGGCCAAGATCAACACTGCTGTGTTGTACCTCTCAGAGATTGATGCGCTGTGGTGGCGTCAAAAGTGTGCTGACATGGAAAAGGGGCAATGCAACATTGAGACGTGGGACCAGTTCAagaaggagttgaagaagcaaTTCTACCTGGTGAATGTGGTGTATGAGGCTAGGCGGAATCTAAGGGAGCTCCGACAGACGGCCACAATTCGGGAGTTTGTGCACGAGTTCACTACCTTAATGCTGCAAATCCCGTCATTATCCGAGGAAGATTCACTCTTTCATTTCATGGATGTGTTGCAAAATTGGGCAAAGCAGGAGTTAAGAAGACACCAAGTATCCAATTTGGACGAGGCCATAGCGGTAGCCAAGTCACTTGTGGAGTTCAAGATGGAGTCTACCAAGTCCAAAGAAGACAACTTCGAGAGGGGTGAGGGAGATCATGACGAGGACAATGGGAAAGGCATAGCCGATGTATACAAGGATAATGGCAAGGGGCCATCATATAATGGACAGGGGTCCAAGAGAAACGACAAGGGGCCGGAAAACAATAGTGACTACGTGCCTAAAGGAGGGTGCTACTTTTGTAAAGGATCACATCGGGCAAGTGAATGCCCAGAGTTGGGTAAGCTTGCAACAATGATTGAGAATTTTGCTCAGGGACAAAAGGGTGACACACGaaagaccgcttgcattggaggGATGCGCTTGGAATCTAAGCCGAAAGTAGGGGATTCCGAAGCCTATCTTGGCGCCATGCAAATAGAACATGGTGGTAGCAAAAAAAGTTGGGCGGACATAGTTGAAAGGGATGGTAAGTTACAAAATGATGGCACACTATCAGACTTAGATGATGCACCGAGCAGAGGGGTCAAGTTCTCTAGCAAGGATGGGACCACGGAGGGCAGCCAAATAGGGAGTGAAAGCATAGACCCGATTCTTGAGAAACTTCTGGACTTGGTTGAGTCATGGGGAGATTCAGGCCAAGAGAAAGGGGAGGGGGGGCATCAGATGGGCGGAGGTTCGAGGCCATTATTGCTAGTCGTCCAAAGTACAAACGGCATAAGAAGAGAGGTGACCAGTACCTTGTGAAATGGGAAGGCGAACCGCTTCATAGAGCATCATGGTAATGGACAAAGATCTCCGGCGATGCCAAGGCGAGGTGCGCGCATACGTGTCGATGCTTTGTGCCGAGGGCGGCACAAAATTGGGTGGGGGAGGGGGAGTGTCATGACCCGCCACATCATCATGTCACTTAGGTGCCATTTGGCATATAGTTTTGCCATATGGAATGGTTACATAAGTTAGGGAAAAGATTTTGGTGGAACATTCTAGAACTATGGAGAATTTCCTTAGAAAAGTTCTAGATATTTATGCATTTGTAGGAAGGTTCTAGGGAAATATAGAGGTTTCCTTAGGAAAACCCTAGAACCCAATAGAATTGTTAGGAAAGTCGTTAGAAGAATCTAGCTGTGAagaatattctagagaagggACTTAGTTATAAATATGGAAGGACTTGTAGaacaattattatttacatactagtccctaggtgattagtataaataggggcattcatttgtaattcatcaaccaagcaaaacaatcaagttctctCTGATACAAAAACTTCATTTGGCAATTCTCATGTGTTCTAACATTTCTTAGCGATCATGAGTGTAGTAGAGCTGACTTGACATaacaagaacgtgagcaagttatGCGAAATTATGAGTGAGTTGCCAAGTACCACACGTGCGCTTAGTTtaagactaaggacgtgacaaaaGTCTGAGGTAACGAATGAGAAACctcaaagaagaaattaaaaagagcacacatataaaaaaggaaaaagaaattattACGTATATCTCTAAGAGTTTTGAAAGATGAATACCTCAAAAAatgtttattttcttttgcatTCAATTTTAGATAAAATTTACTAAACTGGGTGACAAAATGTTTATTCTCATTTTTTAAGATTTCATAAACTTTTAGAGTTCTAAATAGAAATTTTCATTCTAATCCGCTTGTCtttaaattatttcattttggcCAAATGGCCTCCGAGCCCCTTAAACTAGCACCCAATTTTAAAGCCGACATATGaactttgtatttttttatttgaacacTTATATTTGAcagaataattattaattaacacCTTTGACCATGGACTATGTTTATATGGTGGTAGCTTATCTTACGTGGACATAGTGCGTGCAAGTCACATTTAAATGACGCGTGTGTCTATTACTATTCATTAAAAAgattgtaaaatcaaaaaaataaatagaaactataaggaaaaccaagaaaggagaagaaaaaaaactttcaaCCTACTTCTTTCCCATCGTTGTTTTTCCCATTCCCGTCCGTCCAGTTTTTCGTTTACATCTTCTTCCGAATTAGTTCTATTCCCATTTTACTATTCCTTTACCCTTTATCCTCCCCATTGTTCTACTATGTTAATGaagtcaataatttttttttctttaccattTGTTTTCTTGTGTATGCTCCTTCTAATTTCAACAGAGAGAATAAAATTGTCAACAATCCTTAATTGATACTGTAACTGATTTTGGGCGTAACTTTCGTCGGCAAAACAAAATAATTGCGCAAAAGGGACATCGGGTTTCATTGTATTCATAGGGTCTGATCGTACCCATTAATATTGTTTCTGATTTTACAAAAGGCTAGCAAATGATTTGAAGAAGAGAAGAGTAATTTTTCTTGAAGTTGtagtgatttttcttttattttgacattGGATTCAgtgattattttttctttcttcttgatGTTTATCCATTTTGATTTTTTCGACATTAGGAAGTCTCACTTTTAATGGATCAGATCATAACTTTCACCATTAAAATGGTAGCTGGGCGGGGAAATTATTCCAGCACAGATATGgtgaagaagaaaataagagaaatagaagaaaaagtaGAAATTAATAAACTTATTCTAGCACAGTTATGGGGTTTGTTTTCGCGCCCTTAATGTGTAACAATCCCATTGGTCATTTGCTGACTGGATGGACACGTATGTGAATGTGTAATACACGCGTGTAGGGTCAGGggtcaaatgtgtttattagttaAGGGTTTCTTGAGTttgagtgttcaaatgggaaagtcCAAAGTTTGTGTATCGGCTTTCAAAAGCCCTACAAATTTAAGTGGCCAGGAAGCTATTACGTCTTTCATTTTCAAGTTATTTAGTTGTTCCTCCATATTATGGAAAACTACAAAATTCAATATGTTTATAGGATTCTCCTAGTGTAAGGAATTAAGTGTTTGATTCTAACCTATAGAGAGGCGTATTCATAATTGAATCATAATATTTGAGtattcaataataataacaataataacaacaatactAACAACACTTTAaaaaagaacaatttttttttctaacaaAATATTCTAAGACCTTCGTGTTATCATATTTATAGTTAAGAAAATGTCAAATAAGCTTCGAAAACTATACTTGTTCGAGTGTTTGGTAAAGATTAAGAAGTACTTTATATTTTagagattttaacatcaaaatacTTTCAGTGAAATTTAAAATATGAAGTGTGTTATATAAAATTTAGGTTTCATATGTAGGTACCCTTCGTAAAAAGTTTGACCACTATCAAATTATAAGGGCAAAGTTGAAGGTTAAGGTAGTAAATAGTGGTTTAGAATTTATATATTGTAACAAGCAATTACAGATTAGGAATGGTACTCATAAACAAATTTGAATGCAAGTTGTTAAAAAGAAGTACTAGTAAAAAGACTATTTTCAGTAATTCCTTACCCCTAAAGCAGTTTAAAATGTGGTATTTTTTAGTGTTTTGTTTGATTCTGGTGTTTGGAACTAGATGTTCAAAGTCAGGTggatcaaaaattcaaaattctatGGGTTCAACTTATAAGGTAattgtcacatctcctttttcctATACTCGTAgaagggtataagagagtttttccaatttaagtgacaatcgaaacc is drawn from Nicotiana tabacum cultivar K326 chromosome 22, ASM71507v2, whole genome shotgun sequence and contains these coding sequences:
- the LOC107817341 gene encoding putative magnesium transporter NIPA8, which encodes MGEWVIAAIINLLGSIIINFGTNLLKLGHDERKKHSKVPIKKPIIYFQTWRAGILFFAIGNCLNFISFGYAAQSLLAALGSIQFVSNIVFAYFLSNKTVTIKLVLATAFIVVGNIFLVAFGNHQSPVYMPEQLAENYTNTTFLLYCFTLVVLVVVLHHSVYKRGEGQMLVPFSYALVSGAIGSCSVLFAKSLSNMLRLSMSSTGGYAILNSRFTYSMLLMFLSTGGFWMARLNQGLSRFDAILIVPMFQIAWTFFSICTGFVYFEEYKVFDTLRTTMFILGMISVFVGCYLLAPEDDESYSKGGEVLKDEKRLFMPSQDTQIKDIEIIWTSYGDENC